A region of Trichocoleus sp. FACHB-46 DNA encodes the following proteins:
- a CDS encoding 4-hydroxybenzoate solanesyltransferase, producing the protein MLTQPEQRPEPTWLTVIRLLRWDKPEGRLILMLPALWAVFLAARGTPPLLLVGVIILGSLATSAAGCVVNDLWDRNIDPKVQRTRNRPLASRALSVKTGFVVLLVSLLCAWGLALYLNPLSFWLCVAAVPVILLYPSAKRVFPVPQLVLSIAWGFAVLISWSAVTGRLEFPAWLLWGATVLWTLGFDTVYAMPDREDDRRIGVNSSALFFGPRTASAIGLFYIGTALLLAWLGLEMQLHFSFWLTWAIAVAGWTWQSIRLRQNHLPPATYGQMFRQNVWLGFILLAGMVAGAIL; encoded by the coding sequence ATGCTGACCCAGCCTGAGCAACGACCTGAACCCACCTGGCTAACTGTGATTCGGCTTTTGCGGTGGGATAAACCAGAAGGACGCTTGATCCTCATGCTTCCGGCGTTGTGGGCGGTGTTTCTGGCGGCACGGGGTACACCCCCACTTCTCCTAGTCGGCGTGATCATCTTAGGCAGTTTGGCGACCAGTGCAGCTGGCTGTGTGGTGAATGATCTCTGGGACCGCAATATTGACCCCAAAGTGCAGCGCACCCGCAACCGTCCCCTAGCTTCCCGTGCCCTCTCCGTTAAAACGGGATTCGTGGTGCTACTGGTTTCCTTGCTTTGTGCCTGGGGCTTAGCCCTGTACCTCAACCCTTTGAGTTTTTGGCTCTGCGTTGCAGCCGTTCCAGTCATCCTGTTATATCCCTCGGCCAAGCGGGTGTTCCCGGTCCCCCAACTGGTTCTCTCGATCGCCTGGGGTTTCGCGGTGCTAATTAGCTGGAGCGCCGTCACGGGACGCTTAGAATTCCCTGCCTGGCTGCTATGGGGAGCCACCGTCCTTTGGACACTAGGCTTCGATACCGTTTACGCCATGCCCGATCGCGAAGACGATCGCCGCATTGGAGTCAACTCCAGTGCCTTATTTTTTGGCCCTAGAACTGCCTCCGCAATCGGTCTGTTCTACATCGGCACAGCTCTACTGCTGGCTTGGCTGGGCTTAGAGATGCAACTGCACTTCAGCTTTTGGCTCACTTGGGCGATCGCAGTAGCAGGTTGGACTTGGCAATCAATCCGCCTCCGCCAAAACCATCTCCCCCCAGCCACCTACGGCCAAATGTTCCGCCAAAACGTCTGGTTAGGATTTATCTTGCTGGCAGGCATGGTCGCAGGCGCAATCCTATAG
- the dtd gene encoding D-aminoacyl-tRNA deacylase: protein MRVVIQRVKSSQVTVAGQVIGKIGRGLNLLVGISSTDTETELDWMARKCLELRLFPDSESGNGRFEQSVQEIGGELLVVSQFTLYGDCRKGRRPSFDQAAAPAIAEQLYEQFVAKLRQSGLKVETGKFGAMMEVAIENDGPVTILLEREAT from the coding sequence ATGCGAGTGGTGATTCAGCGAGTTAAATCTTCTCAAGTTACGGTTGCAGGTCAAGTGATCGGCAAGATTGGCCGAGGATTGAATCTTTTAGTCGGGATTTCTAGCACCGACACGGAAACCGAACTCGATTGGATGGCCCGGAAATGCCTGGAGCTGAGATTATTCCCTGACTCGGAAAGTGGCAATGGCCGCTTTGAGCAATCGGTGCAAGAAATCGGGGGTGAGTTATTAGTGGTCAGCCAGTTCACGCTGTATGGAGACTGCCGCAAAGGCCGCCGCCCATCCTTTGACCAAGCAGCTGCCCCCGCGATCGCCGAACAACTCTATGAGCAATTTGTCGCTAAGCTCCGCCAAAGTGGCCTCAAGGTGGAAACCGGAAAATTTGGAGCCATGATGGAAGTCGCGATCGAGAATGATGGTCCCGTGACGATTTTATTGGAACGGGAGGCTACTTGA